CGCCTGCCCCTGCGGGACAGGGCCCACGCCACGGACATCCCTGCCATCCCCATCCGGGGCGCGCAGGGGCAGATGGTCTCCCTGGAGCAGATCGCCACCATCCAGGAGCGCACGGTGCCTTCCGCCATCTATCACAAGAATTTGCAGCCCGTGGTCTACGTCACGGGCGACATGGCCGGCAGCGAGGAAAGCCCGGTATACGGCATGGGGCGCATCACCCGGGAGTTGGAACGCCTGGGGGCGGAAGGGCAGGGGGCCTGGCAGGCCGGAGGGCGCGAGCCCCTGCCGGTGCTCTACACGGCGCAGCCCAAGTCCCTGGCCGGGTACTCCATGAAGTGGGACGGCGAGTGGCAGATCACCTACGAGGTCTTCCGGGACATGGGCATCGCCTTCGGCGTGGTGATGATCCTGGTGTACATCCTGGTGGTGGGCTGGTTCGGCTCCTACACCACGCCCATAGCCATCATGTCGCCCATCCCGCTCTCGCTCATCGGCATCATCCCGGCCCACGCCCTGGCCGGGGCTTTCTTCACGGCCACCTCCATGATCGGCTTCATCGCCGGGGCGGGCATCGTGGTGCGCAACTCCATCATCCTGGTGGACTTCATCGAGATGCGCAGGCGCGAGGGCGTCAGCCTGGAGGACGCCGTGGTGGAGGCCGGCGCGGTGCGCTTCCGGCCCATGCTGCTCACGGCCATCGCCGTGGTGGCCGGGGCTTTCGTGATCCTCTTCGACCCCATCTTCCAGGGGCTCGCCATCTCGCTCATGGCTGGCGAAGTCGCGGCCACGGTGTTCTCGCGCATGGTCGTGCCGGTGATGTACTACCTGGACCAGCGAAGGGCGGCCGCCAAAGCCTGAACTTTGCCGCGCGTCTCCGGGCGGGCAGGTCACTCCAAGCTGTGAACGCGTGACATATTGGACAATTTTGACATAACTGGTATTCCTGGACATGGAGTGCCGAAATGAAACAGCAGGATCTCGTAGCCGCTTTGGGGTCCCTCGGAGACCAGGAACTCAAGGACATTCTGGACCGCGTGGCCCGCGCCCGAGAGGGCGGGGGAGCGCCGCCGCCACGCCGGGGGGCCGGCTGCGGGCCCGGCAAGGCTCCGGCGGGGGGCGGCAAAGCCCCGTGCCCGGCCATGGCCTTCGAGGTGCCCGGCGAGGTCAAGCATCTGGACTTCATCCACCTGCACGAACTCACCGAAGCCTTCCGGCTTTGGTACGAGGGCGCCAAAAGCCCAGCGCGCAAACGCGCCCGGGGCCGCATCTGGATGCTCTACCTGCTCATCCGCTACGGCGCGCTCAAGCTGGGCGAGGCCCTGGCCGTGGACGACCGCGCCGACTTCGACTTCGAGCGGGCCTGCGTGATCATCCGCGGCGACAGCGACCGCGAGGTGCAGCTGCCCCGCGAGATATCAGACACCCTGGCCAGGCTGCTGGACGACCCCATGTGCGCCTCCCTGCGCGGCGAGGTCTTCCGGCTGGACCAGGGCTTCGTGCGCCGCAAGTTCTACGAGCGCGCCCAGGAGTGCGGCATCCCCAAGGATTTCATCAACCCCCGGGTGGTGCGCCACTCGCGGGCCGTGGAGCTTTTGCGCGGCGGGCTGCCCCTGCAGGTGGTGCAGGCCATCCTGGGCCACCAGAGCATCACGCTCACAGCGCAGTACGTGGCCTTCTCCGACGACGACGTCAGCCGCATCGTCAACCACTACATCCTCAAGGAAAGAAAGATGAAGACAAGCGCGCGCAACGCGTTCACAGGCAAGGTCAGCAACATCCGCAAGGGCGAGATTCTCTACGAGGTGGAGCTGACCACCCCCAGCGGCCTCAAGGTGGTCTCCACCATCACCCACGACAGCATGGACACCCTCAAGCTGGAGCTGGGCTCCCCCGTCACGGCAACGGTCAAGGCTCCGTGGGTCATCCTGGTCAAGGACGACATGAAGTTCAAGACCAGCGCCCGCAACAAGTACGCGGGCAAGATCGTGAAGATCACCGAGGGCCAGATCGCCGCGGAGGTGGTGGTGGAGCTGCCCGACGGCACCAAGGTCTGCGCCCTGGTCACCGACGAGTCCGTGAAGAGCTTGGAGCTCAAGGTCGGCGACGGGATCTGCACACTGTTCAAGGCATTCTCCGTTATCCTCAACGCCGAGTAGCCGCTTCGCGCACCCCCCTCCCTGGAGGGTTCAGTTTATCCGCATTGTCCTGTAAGAAGCCCCCTGGGCGGCCGCCGCCGGAAGCGCGGCGGCCCCCACGGAGGTTCACGATGCTTATCCGTCCGCTCGTTTACGCGGCCCTGGCCGCGTTGCTCCTGGCCGCGCCCGCGGCCGCGGAGACCATAACCTTCCAGGGGAAGACCTTCAGCCCCAACGGCTACGACCTGGGCACCCCCCATGCCTCCCCGGCCGACATCGCGGCCTTCGAGGCCGAGGCCAAGGCCCAGAGCGCCAAGAAGAAGGACGACGAGGAGCAGCCCCTTGTCCGCCCCTTCACCGGCACGATCAAGATCCTTAAAATCCTGGTCAACATCGGGGACATGGTGGTGCCGGAGCAGCCCCTGATCGAGTACTCGCTGCCCCTTTCGGTGGTTGAGTCCGAGCTGCACAGGCTCTCCAGGTACGATCTGCGGATGCTCGACACCCAGGTGGAGCGTCTGCAGATCTCGCTGGACAAGCGCAACGCCGACTACAAGGAAATCAGGATGCGCGCCGAGAGGGGCCTGGCGTCCGAGCAGGAGATGACCGACGCCCGGCGCGAGATCGAGCTGTCGCGCATGAAGCTGGAGATGTACCGCCAGCTCTACAAGGCCGAGAAGGACCAGCACCAGGCCTTCGAGGACATCTTCACCTCCAAGTTCGGCAAGGTGAACCCGCAGACCCAAAAGCGCCTGACCTTCACCGGCAAGATCCAGGCCCCGGACGCGGGCGTGGTGCTGGCCGTCAACCCGGCCATCGTGCCCGGCATGGAGATCGGCAAGCCCACCTACGTCATGCGCATCGGGCCCATCGACCCGCTCATCATCCGGGCCCTGGTGCACGAGTCCCTGGTGGTCAAGCTGCGCGAGGGCGACAAGGCCAAGGTGCGCTTCGACGTGCTGCCCGGCAAGACCTTCGATGCCGTGATGAGCCGGGTGGGCATCTCCTCGGCGCAGTCGGACCCGCAGTTCCCCTCGCACTACGAGGTGCAGCTGACCCTGCCCAACCCGGAC
This sequence is a window from Fundidesulfovibrio soli. Protein-coding genes within it:
- a CDS encoding TOBE domain-containing protein — translated: MKQQDLVAALGSLGDQELKDILDRVARAREGGGAPPPRRGAGCGPGKAPAGGGKAPCPAMAFEVPGEVKHLDFIHLHELTEAFRLWYEGAKSPARKRARGRIWMLYLLIRYGALKLGEALAVDDRADFDFERACVIIRGDSDREVQLPREISDTLARLLDDPMCASLRGEVFRLDQGFVRRKFYERAQECGIPKDFINPRVVRHSRAVELLRGGLPLQVVQAILGHQSITLTAQYVAFSDDDVSRIVNHYILKERKMKTSARNAFTGKVSNIRKGEILYEVELTTPSGLKVVSTITHDSMDTLKLELGSPVTATVKAPWVILVKDDMKFKTSARNKYAGKIVKITEGQIAAEVVVELPDGTKVCALVTDESVKSLELKVGDGICTLFKAFSVILNAE
- a CDS encoding efflux RND transporter periplasmic adaptor subunit, whose protein sequence is MLIRPLVYAALAALLLAAPAAAETITFQGKTFSPNGYDLGTPHASPADIAAFEAEAKAQSAKKKDDEEQPLVRPFTGTIKILKILVNIGDMVVPEQPLIEYSLPLSVVESELHRLSRYDLRMLDTQVERLQISLDKRNADYKEIRMRAERGLASEQEMTDARREIELSRMKLEMYRQLYKAEKDQHQAFEDIFTSKFGKVNPQTQKRLTFTGKIQAPDAGVVLAVNPAIVPGMEIGKPTYVMRIGPIDPLIIRALVHESLVVKLREGDKAKVRFDVLPGKTFDAVMSRVGISSAQSDPQFPSHYEVQLTLPNPDKSLREGMRGNVTVEVPDAPRS